A single genomic interval of Helianthus annuus cultivar XRQ/B chromosome 6, HanXRQr2.0-SUNRISE, whole genome shotgun sequence harbors:
- the LOC110884027 gene encoding mediator of RNA polymerase II transcription subunit 19a isoform X2 has product MDPESKTFGKGPRELTGAVDLISYYKLLPHHEFFCKKSLPLSISDTHYLHNVVGDSEIRKGEGMQLDQLIQNTSYSRDTNTRIQPFDLDILREAFQLRESAPVDLPSSEKGIPTVAGKSKSESKDKEKKHKKHKDKDKDREHKKHKHRHKDKDRSKDKDKEKKKDKSSHDKKRKHDGDEDLNDIHRHKKTQGLKIG; this is encoded by the exons ATGGATCCTGAAAGCAAGACGTTTGGAAAAG GGCCAAGAGAACTTACGGGTGCTGTGGATCTTATAAGCTACTATAAATTATTGCCTCACCATGAATTCTTCTGCAAGAAATCACTTCCGTTGTCAATTTCAGATACACATTACCTGCATAACGTTGTTGGAGACTCAGAAATTAGAAAAGGCGAAGGGATGCAGTTGGATCAGCTTATCCAGAATACATCCTACTCAAGGGACACAAATACGCGCATACAACCATTTGACCTCGACATCCTCAGGGAAGCCTTTCAGTTAAGGGAATCTGCTCCTGTTGACCTTCCATCT TCAGAGAAGGGAATTCCTACTGTAGCCGGAAAATCTAAAAGTGAATCGAAGGACAAAGAGAAAAAGCACAAAAAGCACAAGGACAAGGATAAGGATAGAGAGCATAAAAAACATAAGCATCGTCATAAAGATAAAGATCGAAGTAAAGATAAGGAtaaggaaaagaagaaggataAAAGCAGTCATGACAAG AAAAGGAAGCATGATGGAGACGAAGATCTCAATGACATTCACAGGCACAAGAAAA CACAAGGGCTCAAAATTGGATGA
- the LOC110884027 gene encoding mediator of RNA polymerase II transcription subunit 19a isoform X1: MDPESKTFGKGPRELTGAVDLISYYKLLPHHEFFCKKSLPLSISDTHYLHNVVGDSEIRKGEGMQLDQLIQNTSYSRDTNTRIQPFDLDILREAFQLRESAPVDLPSSEKGIPTVAGKSKSESKDKEKKHKKHKDKDKDREHKKHKHRHKDKDRSKDKDKEKKKDKSSHDKKRKHDGDEDLNDIHRHKKSKHKGSKLDEMGAIKNATWTN, translated from the exons ATGGATCCTGAAAGCAAGACGTTTGGAAAAG GGCCAAGAGAACTTACGGGTGCTGTGGATCTTATAAGCTACTATAAATTATTGCCTCACCATGAATTCTTCTGCAAGAAATCACTTCCGTTGTCAATTTCAGATACACATTACCTGCATAACGTTGTTGGAGACTCAGAAATTAGAAAAGGCGAAGGGATGCAGTTGGATCAGCTTATCCAGAATACATCCTACTCAAGGGACACAAATACGCGCATACAACCATTTGACCTCGACATCCTCAGGGAAGCCTTTCAGTTAAGGGAATCTGCTCCTGTTGACCTTCCATCT TCAGAGAAGGGAATTCCTACTGTAGCCGGAAAATCTAAAAGTGAATCGAAGGACAAAGAGAAAAAGCACAAAAAGCACAAGGACAAGGATAAGGATAGAGAGCATAAAAAACATAAGCATCGTCATAAAGATAAAGATCGAAGTAAAGATAAGGAtaaggaaaagaagaaggataAAAGCAGTCATGACAAG AAAAGGAAGCATGATGGAGACGAAGATCTCAATGACATTCACAGGCACAAGAAAAGTAAG CACAAGGGCTCAAAATTGGATGAAATGGGTGCAATAAAG AACGCTACCTGGACTAACTAA